GGGGGGCAGCTGCCTGATGATCGATTGAGTTAATCAGTAATTAGATGCTAGTTATTTTTAGATGATTTTGGAAATGTGATTTTTAGGCTCTCAAAAAAGATAAGAATCTCAAAGGGCGTTTAAATGTCGACTCTTAGATGTGATCTTATCCAATCATTTTCGATTCCGTCAAAATAGCTTTCTATTGTATTGCGTTGATCCAAGGAAAGGATTGAAAGTCCAGAGCTAGTGTTGGAGTTGGTGGCAGAGATGCCTCTAAAAGAGAATTGCTCTTGGTATCTATCACACAAATTATAATCTTTGTTTAGTCTATGAATCATTTCCTTAAACCTCTGCTTGGGGTTTGATCTTATGGCTTCATATCTAAAGGTTTGAGCAGCGATCGAATCTTTGTATTCCGACCAGCTGGACAAGAAGTTGACGTACCAAGGTAAATAGTATTTGATGGCATAATTCAAGAAATCATTGAATAACCATTTTTCATTGAAGTTTTTCGTCCATACGAACGAGTAGCCTACTAAGCCAGGGGCTTGCGGGGCTAAGTCCTTTTTGGCCATAAGATCTCTTGCGAAGCTTGTTAGTGAGTCATAAATATTGCGAGTAATTAGGATTGTATTTATTTGAAAGTCTACTATTAGTTGCACGTTGTGTGGAGTCCCTTTCATGTGCATTTGTGCAACGGAGCAAAATCCCTGATTTGCTAGCAGTGCTGGCACATAAATATCGTGTTCATTGCTCGACCATGCATAGCAGTATCTTGCGGCACGGCATTGAAGCGATTTTTTTATGACATTGGCGGTCCAGGTTGAGCCTGACTTTGGTGGTGCTGCTATGAGAATATAGCGACCTTTGATGTCGCCCTTGTTTTCCCATCTTAGATTTGATAATCTTGGCTCAACTTGCGTGTCGTTGAGAACTTTTTGAAGATCTTCGATGTTAATTTTGCTTTCCATGCGCTAACGATTGAATCTCCTTTTAGGAGTTTTACGGTTTTTTGAGATTTTAACTTAATGGCGGTATATATGTAATGGCAAACATTCTCGATGGGCTCGCTCGCTGGCCCCGGTCAGCAACCCGCAAGGAGTGGCTCGCCATCACTCGTGAGTTGATTCGGCAGACCATCGCTGACATGGACCTGCACCCTGCCGCCTTGGCTGAAGTCGAGGAGGCGTTCATCGGAGCTGGCCTGCTGTGATCTCAGTCCTTGCCACGACGCATGGCATCAATGTCGTCCTTGATCAGCGACAGCTCTGCCGAAGAGTCCCGCTGGTGCTTTCTGTCTTCAAGGTCTGGGTACCCAGCCAATGCAATGAGTGCGACGGGTCCAAAAAGCAATCCCAACACCAGCCACTGCTTGGAGTTATGGCCCTTCAACTTGGCGATTTCTTCTGCCCAGACCGAGCACGCAAACGCCATGGCAACGATCCAGATCCAATAAAAAATCTGCATCAGATGTCATCCACTGGCATCTAGGTAGCCATGACCCGCAAGAGAGTCACCGCGAGCGAGAAGAAACAACGCCATGAATGGGCGGTTCGGCAGATTGACGCCGGAATGGGTCTGAGCGAATTAACTGCCTTTACCGCCGAAACATGGGGGTGTTCCCGTAGACAGGTACGTGATGTCGTCGCTGTGGCCCACAAGGACTGGCTAGATGCTGCTACGGATCAGAGGAGATCGACCAACGTGACTTGCTTTTCCAGCAGGTGGGACGACTCGAACGCATCGCCCGCAAGGCAGAAAATGCAGGCCAGTTTTCAGCGGCAGTTGGTGCCATTACGGCGCTGAATCGAATGATGGCGTTGGGTGATGACCAGAAGGGCTTCCGAGGTCATCGACACAACGGACACCACTACCGGCGCTGATCAGTATGCAACTGAGCCTTTACCCAGCAAAATCCGAAGACAGGTTGATAGCTGCATGAAGTTGCTGCACCAGCTCCAGGCCATGCTGATCACTGCGGGCTTAGGTCTGCTGTTGTTCCTTAGTGCAGGTCGTGTGGACGCGTGCGTAGAGGGTTTGGCATGAGGAATGCCGCTGGAGCAGCTAACGAGCCATCTGGGCGATAAACAACAATTGAAGCAAGAGTCATCCAGGCGTTATGTCGCTCAACGGTAGTTATTTTCGACCACGTCCTCGGGAAGGATTTTTAGCGCGATACAAGGGGTCAGTTGCTTGTGATTGCAACTGTCGCATTGTCTCGATCGCAAAGCCGCCAAGACCACCAGAGCTGATCACCATCAAATAGAAGAGCCTCAGGCGGCGCAGATTCACATCTGCAGGACTGTGATCGATCAAAACCTTGAGGAAATAAGCCACTGCGCAGCCCAGAAGTAGACCAATCACTAGGGCCAACAAAACTTTGATGCCACTGAATGGCTTATCAGATCTGAGCTTTGTTTTGTTGGTAGCCATTAGCTCATGACACTTGAAGTGTCCTCTGCCGCCTTCGACTTGGATTCCCCGATCAGGGTCTTCATCACCACGTAAAAGACCGGCACCACAAGGGTGGAGAGGAAGGTGGCCACTAACAGACCACCGAAAACCACCAGACCAAGTGACGACTGACTCTGGGCCCCAGCACCGCTGGCGAGCATCAAGGGCAGGAATCCCGTGAGGGAAGAGATCGCCGTCATCAGGATGGGACGCAGACGCGACTTGGCCGAAAATTTGGCTGCTTCCAATGCCGACTCGCCCGCGCGCATCTTCTGGTTGGCCAGGTCGACGATCAGAATCGCGTTACCGCCAGCCAGACCGATAAGCATCACCAAACCC
This genomic window from Synechococcus sp. MU1643 contains:
- a CDS encoding sulfotransferase domain-containing protein, whose amino-acid sequence is MESKINIEDLQKVLNDTQVEPRLSNLRWENKGDIKGRYILIAAPPKSGSTWTANVIKKSLQCRAARYCYAWSSNEHDIYVPALLANQGFCSVAQMHMKGTPHNVQLIVDFQINTILITRNIYDSLTSFARDLMAKKDLAPQAPGLVGYSFVWTKNFNEKWLFNDFLNYAIKYYLPWYVNFLSSWSEYKDSIAAQTFRYEAIRSNPKQRFKEMIHRLNKDYNLCDRYQEQFSFRGISATNSNTSSGLSILSLDQRNTIESYFDGIENDWIRSHLRVDI